In Gemmatimonadota bacterium, the following are encoded in one genomic region:
- a CDS encoding mannonate dehydratase has protein sequence MALMEIEPGIKVAGQMSPEPTQEDLEFARQLGIEYVCLWTDGEHANYDYFMSRREIYEDAGIKIYGFGNSDVHNQDAIVLNLPNRDAKVEQYMRYIRDLGRAGIPYTTYAHMGNGIWSTERETTRGGASARGFDLAQAEEGHWGGRLFKMPLTHGRVYSEDEIWDNFAHFIGEVAPVAEEAGVRIGIHPDDPPQPELGGIPRCIFSSYDGYYRAMEIADSPNVGLCFCIGCWLEGGSLMGKGVEDALRHFGEQGKVFKVHYRNVDQPLPHFVETFIDNGYFDMYQAARVLEETGFYGVMIPDHIPEMAGDGRIGYAYSIAYMKAHVDRARAECAAA, from the coding sequence ATGGCGCTGATGGAAATCGAACCCGGTATCAAGGTCGCGGGACAGATGTCCCCCGAACCGACGCAAGAGGACCTGGAGTTCGCCCGGCAACTCGGCATTGAATACGTCTGTCTCTGGACGGACGGCGAACACGCCAACTACGACTATTTCATGAGCCGGCGGGAGATCTACGAGGACGCGGGCATAAAGATATACGGCTTCGGGAACAGCGACGTGCACAACCAGGACGCCATCGTGCTCAACCTGCCGAACCGGGACGCAAAGGTGGAACAGTACATGCGCTACATTCGCGACCTCGGCAGGGCGGGCATTCCCTATACGACCTACGCCCACATGGGCAACGGGATCTGGAGCACGGAGCGGGAGACCACCCGCGGCGGCGCCTCGGCCCGGGGTTTCGACCTCGCACAGGCCGAAGAAGGCCACTGGGGCGGCCGGCTGTTCAAGATGCCGCTTACCCACGGACGCGTGTACAGCGAGGACGAGATCTGGGACAATTTCGCCCATTTCATTGGCGAAGTCGCGCCGGTGGCGGAGGAAGCGGGCGTCCGGATCGGCATTCATCCGGACGATCCTCCCCAGCCGGAACTCGGCGGCATACCGCGTTGTATCTTCAGCAGTTACGACGGATACTACCGGGCCATGGAAATCGCCGACAGCCCGAACGTGGGGCTCTGCTTCTGCATCGGATGCTGGCTCGAAGGCGGATCGCTGATGGGCAAGGGCGTGGAGGACGCGCTACGCCACTTCGGCGAGCAGGGCAAGGTCTTCAAGGTCCATTACCGGAACGTGGACCAGCCCCTGCCCCATTTCGTGGAAACCTTTATCGACAACGGCTACTTCGACATGTACCAGGCCGCGCGGGTCCTGGAGGAAACCGGTTTCTACGGGGTCATGATACCGGATCACATCCCGGAGATGGCGGGAGACGGCCGGATCGGCTACGCCTATTCCATCGCGTACATGAAGGCGCACGTGGACCGGGCGCGGGCGGAGTGCGCCGCCGCGTGA
- the xerD gene encoding site-specific tyrosine recombinase XerD, whose translation MNELNDFLTHLLIERGLSPNSHEAYRRDLTSYRSHLDRRGIASFSDATRQDVQGFIAYLRRRGLAPSSIARHVSAVRIFHRFLIGEGLATDDPTEHVRVPKQPRRLPVVLNREEIGRLLEQPDHTTSLGLRDRAMLEFMYATGLRASELLDFRRPDLLFDAGLARIFGKGGKERLVPVGRQAINVIRNYLHKVRPALASPKSGELLFLNARGGRLSRMGLWKIMDTYVELAGLEKKVSPHTMRHSFATHLLEGGADLRAVQEMLGHVDIATTQIYTHVDREYLKDVYARYHPRG comes from the coding sequence ATGAACGAACTGAACGATTTCCTCACCCACCTGCTCATTGAACGGGGACTGTCGCCGAACAGCCACGAAGCGTACCGTCGTGATCTGACCTCCTACAGGAGCCATCTCGACCGGCGGGGGATCGCTTCCTTCTCCGACGCCACACGCCAGGACGTCCAGGGATTTATCGCGTACCTCCGAAGGCGAGGCCTCGCGCCTTCTAGTATCGCGCGGCACGTTTCGGCGGTACGGATCTTCCACCGATTCCTTATCGGCGAGGGGCTGGCCACGGACGATCCGACCGAGCACGTCAGGGTTCCCAAGCAACCCCGTCGCCTTCCGGTCGTTTTGAACCGGGAGGAAATCGGGCGGTTGCTCGAACAGCCGGACCATACGACGTCGCTGGGACTGCGCGACCGTGCGATGCTCGAATTCATGTACGCCACCGGTCTGCGCGCGTCCGAATTACTGGATTTCAGGCGGCCCGACCTGCTCTTCGACGCGGGGCTGGCGCGTATCTTCGGGAAGGGCGGCAAGGAGCGCCTGGTACCGGTGGGCCGCCAGGCGATCAACGTCATCCGAAACTACCTGCACAAAGTTCGACCCGCCCTGGCCTCTCCGAAAAGCGGTGAGTTGCTCTTCCTGAACGCCCGTGGAGGCCGTCTGTCCCGCATGGGCCTGTGGAAGATCATGGATACCTACGTGGAACTCGCCGGCCTGGAAAAAAAAGTCAGTCCCCATACCATGCGCCATTCCTTCGCCACTCATCTCCTGGAAGGCGGCGCCGACCTCCGTGCCGTCCAGGAAATGCTCGGCCACGTGGACATCGCCACGACGCAGATCTACACCCACGTGGACCGCGAATACCTCAAGGACGTGTACGCCCGATACCATCCGCGTGGATGA
- the lnt gene encoding apolipoprotein N-acyltransferase, which translates to MDSIRRLHASSTIAGYGLACCSALFIFLSIPKVDWWPLAWGAFVPVMIALHDAGRNGSLTRVALIALLFAFVSGVAKVYWIRETVMNFGGLNLALGLVSMAGVALVIALYAFIFGLYAARADWKSPLFPLFAAALWTALEYIQTYVFTGFPWELLGYSQHLVLPVIQIANFTGVYGVSFLVMLLNATLAMVFIGLRDSTSWRAPVFAMFLACITLIGTTGYGWWSISQARALERQTPPVKVAVVQGSKEQGMKWLPEEVQRTVDVYRDLTRSILPQDPEFIVFPETAMTFWLESPAYEEYNEQVHALTDEAGVPLLTGALGYRSGENDIYNSAFLLLPQRGIVSSYSKMHLVPFGEYLPIPSLFSFLSGLTGAIGDLTPGDELTVMPLTGQDMHIGTVICYESIFPDLVRRFPLNGANVLVVMTNDAWFGTSSAPSQHFSMAVLRAVETGTPIIRAANTGISGFISATGAVYGTTPMMVATTTVANVHPNRGEPTFYTRYGDVFALFCCVLAVVAAALTGGRTVALFTNKSK; encoded by the coding sequence ATGGACTCCATACGACGGCTCCACGCCTCTTCGACCATCGCCGGGTACGGTCTCGCCTGTTGTTCCGCGCTGTTCATCTTCCTCAGCATACCCAAGGTCGACTGGTGGCCCCTGGCCTGGGGCGCTTTCGTGCCGGTCATGATCGCGTTGCACGACGCCGGACGGAACGGCTCCTTGACCAGGGTGGCTTTGATCGCCCTGTTATTCGCGTTCGTGTCAGGCGTCGCCAAGGTGTACTGGATCCGGGAAACCGTCATGAACTTCGGTGGCCTGAACCTGGCGCTGGGCCTGGTCAGCATGGCGGGCGTGGCCCTCGTCATCGCCCTGTACGCCTTCATTTTCGGATTGTATGCGGCGCGGGCCGACTGGAAGTCCCCCCTATTCCCGTTGTTCGCGGCCGCCCTGTGGACGGCGCTGGAATACATCCAGACCTATGTATTCACGGGGTTCCCATGGGAATTGCTGGGTTACTCGCAGCACCTGGTTCTGCCCGTCATTCAGATCGCGAATTTCACGGGCGTCTACGGTGTGAGCTTCCTGGTCATGCTGTTGAACGCGACGCTGGCCATGGTCTTCATCGGCCTGCGGGACAGCACCTCGTGGCGGGCGCCCGTATTCGCCATGTTCCTGGCCTGTATTACCCTGATCGGCACGACGGGATACGGCTGGTGGTCGATCTCGCAGGCACGTGCGTTGGAACGGCAGACACCCCCGGTAAAGGTGGCCGTCGTCCAAGGCAGCAAGGAACAGGGTATGAAGTGGTTGCCGGAGGAGGTCCAGCGGACCGTGGACGTCTACCGGGATCTGACGCGGTCGATACTGCCCCAGGACCCCGAGTTCATCGTGTTTCCCGAGACGGCGATGACCTTCTGGCTGGAGAGTCCGGCATATGAGGAATATAACGAACAGGTACATGCTTTGACCGACGAAGCGGGTGTTCCGCTGCTTACCGGTGCGCTGGGCTACCGATCCGGCGAAAACGACATCTACAACAGCGCTTTTCTGTTGCTTCCCCAGAGGGGGATTGTGAGTTCCTACAGCAAGATGCACCTGGTGCCCTTCGGCGAGTATCTGCCGATACCGAGTCTGTTCTCCTTTCTGTCCGGGTTGACCGGCGCGATCGGAGACCTCACGCCCGGCGACGAACTGACCGTGATGCCGCTCACCGGACAGGACATGCATATCGGTACGGTCATCTGCTACGAATCCATCTTCCCTGACCTGGTCCGGCGGTTTCCTCTGAACGGCGCAAACGTGCTCGTGGTCATGACCAACGACGCCTGGTTCGGAACCTCCTCCGCCCCCAGCCAGCACTTCTCCATGGCCGTGCTTCGTGCAGTGGAGACCGGCACGCCGATCATACGCGCGGCGAACACCGGCATTTCGGGGTTCATCTCCGCCACTGGCGCCGTCTATGGCACAACACCGATGATGGTCGCCACGACCACCGTCGCGAATGTACATCCCAACCGGGGTGAACCTACGTTCTACACCCGCTACGGCGACGTGTTCGCCCTGTTCTGCTGCGTGCTGGCCGTCGTCGCGGCGGCCCTGACGGGCGGCAGGACGGTAGCCCTCTTCACAAACAAATCGAAATGA
- a CDS encoding Gfo/Idh/MocA family oxidoreductase, with product MDPLRTAVIGVGRLGEVHARVLADLPGIYLAGVYDIRGERAEQVARRYGAKAYGSLSDLAGDAAAVTVVVPTTAHCEVASYTLSRGLHTFVEKPIAATVEEAGRLVELSEAHRKVLQVGHIERFNGAFRALEGTAVSPGFIESHRLASFDPRGTDVSVVHDLMIHDIDLIRCLVRSDLDRVDATGVAVISDQVDIANARMQFADGCVANVTASRISLKQMRKMRVFQRDHYISMDFLAGESEIYRLVDEPGPGGTRGLKIPINTGDGRTRHILRQKKAKDRTEPLKAELASFAAAVRGEYPPPVTGRDGLEALRISLAVIDQIDRGRR from the coding sequence TTGGATCCCTTGCGGACGGCCGTAATCGGTGTCGGACGCCTCGGCGAAGTCCATGCCCGCGTACTGGCGGACCTGCCGGGTATATACCTTGCCGGCGTGTACGACATTCGCGGCGAGCGGGCCGAGCAGGTTGCCCGCCGTTACGGCGCGAAGGCCTACGGCAGTTTGTCCGATCTCGCGGGGGATGCCGCAGCCGTCACCGTGGTCGTGCCCACCACCGCCCACTGTGAAGTGGCTTCGTACACGCTGTCCCGGGGGCTGCATACCTTCGTGGAAAAACCGATCGCCGCGACCGTCGAAGAAGCCGGACGGCTCGTCGAACTGTCGGAGGCTCACCGAAAGGTACTCCAGGTCGGACACATCGAACGGTTCAACGGCGCCTTCCGGGCCCTTGAAGGAACGGCCGTATCCCCTGGTTTCATCGAGTCGCACCGCCTGGCGTCCTTCGACCCCAGGGGAACCGACGTGTCCGTCGTCCACGACCTGATGATCCACGACATCGACCTGATCCGTTGCCTGGTCCGGTCGGACCTGGATCGGGTGGACGCCACCGGGGTCGCCGTGATCTCCGACCAGGTGGACATCGCCAACGCCCGGATGCAGTTCGCCGACGGCTGCGTGGCCAACGTAACGGCCAGCCGCATATCCCTCAAGCAGATGCGCAAGATGCGGGTCTTTCAGCGCGATCATTACATTTCGATGGATTTCCTGGCGGGCGAAAGCGAGATATACCGACTGGTCGACGAGCCCGGACCGGGCGGGACCCGGGGATTGAAGATTCCCATTAACACCGGCGACGGCCGCACCCGGCATATCCTGCGGCAGAAGAAGGCGAAGGACAGGACCGAGCCGTTGAAGGCGGAACTCGCCTCCTTCGCCGCCGCGGTGCGGGGGGAATATCCGCCGCCGGTGACCGGCCGCGATGGCCTGGAAGCCCTGCGCATCTCCCTGGCGGTGATCGATCAGATCGACCGCGGACGCCGATAG
- a CDS encoding isoprenylcysteine carboxylmethyltransferase family protein, with amino-acid sequence MAEQFRRWNAILEQAARSTDMDIRARVFAARSYTPIPLLVAVLIMAEPNLLTLATGGLVVVLGESIRLWAVGYAGSATRTRHVGAPSLITNGPYGRVRNPLYVGNFILSLGLCIMAWAWMPYMLGIFLAAFAVQYGLIVSLEEESLRSIFGEEYDAYVRAVPRFLPRFTGYVGGEPAPYDFAAALRSERRTFQSIAAVAVAIAARWYFG; translated from the coding sequence GTGGCTGAGCAGTTCCGTCGCTGGAACGCGATTCTCGAACAGGCGGCACGATCTACCGACATGGACATACGCGCCCGCGTTTTCGCAGCCCGAAGCTATACTCCCATTCCCCTGCTGGTAGCCGTGCTGATCATGGCGGAGCCAAACCTGCTTACCCTTGCAACCGGCGGACTGGTGGTAGTCCTCGGGGAATCCATACGCCTCTGGGCGGTCGGCTACGCCGGTTCCGCCACCCGCACCCGGCACGTCGGTGCGCCTTCGCTCATCACGAACGGACCCTATGGCCGGGTACGCAATCCCCTCTACGTGGGCAACTTCATCCTGAGCCTCGGCCTCTGCATTATGGCCTGGGCCTGGATGCCGTATATGCTCGGGATCTTCCTGGCGGCCTTCGCTGTACAGTACGGGCTGATCGTATCCCTGGAGGAAGAGAGTCTGCGAAGTATCTTCGGCGAAGAGTACGACGCCTACGTGAGGGCCGTGCCCCGGTTCCTGCCGCGATTCACCGGGTATGTCGGAGGCGAACCGGCGCCCTACGATTTCGCCGCCGCCCTGCGCAGCGAAAGGCGGACCTTTCAGTCTATCGCCGCAGTTGCGGTCGCGATCGCGGCACGATGGTACTTCGGCTAG
- the hisB gene encoding imidazoleglycerol-phosphate dehydratase HisB produces the protein MSRTAAVTRETLETRIDLTLDLEGKGSLSGETGIGFFDHMLAGFVKHGGFDLDLSCTGDLHIDDHHTVEDVGICLGQAFVQAIGDGAGITRFGHAYAPLDEALARAVFDISGRAHLEFDAEFSRSSVGDFSTEMVREFFGAFVHHGRVTLHVSLLAGVNAHHQVEAVFKAAARALRQAVAMDDRVSGVPSTKGSL, from the coding sequence GTGTCTCGCACCGCCGCCGTAACGCGCGAAACGCTGGAAACCCGTATCGATCTGACCCTCGACCTGGAGGGCAAGGGCTCGCTTTCCGGAGAAACCGGCATCGGCTTCTTCGACCACATGCTGGCCGGTTTCGTCAAACACGGGGGTTTCGATCTCGATCTATCCTGCACGGGCGATTTGCATATAGACGATCACCACACGGTGGAAGACGTGGGGATCTGCCTGGGACAGGCCTTTGTCCAGGCGATCGGCGATGGGGCCGGCATTACGCGTTTCGGCCATGCCTACGCTCCCCTGGACGAGGCGTTGGCCCGGGCCGTCTTCGACATCAGCGGAAGGGCCCACCTTGAATTCGACGCCGAATTCTCGCGTTCCTCGGTCGGCGATTTCAGCACGGAAATGGTGCGGGAGTTCTTCGGGGCGTTCGTTCACCACGGACGCGTAACCCTGCACGTCAGCCTGCTCGCGGGAGTAAACGCCCACCACCAGGTCGAGGCGGTCTTCAAGGCGGCGGCCAGGGCGCTTCGCCAGGCGGTAGCAATGGATGACCGCGTGTCCGGGGTGCCGTCCACCAAGGGCAGCCTCTAG